Proteins co-encoded in one Rhodothermia bacterium genomic window:
- a CDS encoding T9SS type A sorting domain-containing protein produces MKQFSTRFLLLLPLLLIWNVAEVVQAQTKKVRLPIGLESADVNYDLLSFGNATAEIVSDPFRPNNKVISATKPDGAETWAGTIVGNAGLEYPIQFSAGNTTFSMDVYSPIAGIKVLIKLENASNGSVSVETSATVTEANKWQTLSFDFAKNETGTPALNLSATYSKVVVFMNFGTTGAADGNAVYYYDNISHPPTDNYSGPVDPPSPAVLPVTFDSAGVNYNLVDFGGNGSTIGADPTNAANKVAITTKGTNAELWAGTTLFGTAGFDSKVPLTAANTKMTLKVYAPHAPIQVRLKLEEAADPTKTVETEATITQANTWQTVEFDFSKQVEGTAALNLSLNYNKASVFFNFGVTGAAAGEKTYYWDDLAMSAAVNPPKTLPVTFDTAGLDYQLADFGGNGSTIGADPTNAANKVAITTKGTNAELWAGTTLFGTAGFDSKVPLTAANTKMTLKVYAPHAPIQVRLKLEEAADPTKTVETEATVTQANTWQTLNFDFAKQAEGTAAINFDYNYNKASIFFNFGVTGAAAGEKTYYWDDVIFISTVPTETEIPLGFDLEQNYPNPFNPSTTIPFELNKSGYVKLSVYDVTGRLVAKLVNQPLSAGNYRVSLDASSLNSGMYFYRLEVDQHQVVKKMTLLR; encoded by the coding sequence ATGAAACAATTTTCTACACGCTTTTTACTCCTGCTACCACTGCTCCTCATTTGGAACGTGGCAGAGGTGGTGCAGGCGCAGACCAAGAAGGTCCGCCTACCCATTGGATTGGAGAGTGCAGATGTCAACTACGACCTTTTGAGTTTTGGCAATGCCACCGCCGAAATCGTGAGCGACCCTTTCCGGCCTAACAACAAAGTAATTTCGGCTACTAAGCCTGATGGCGCGGAAACATGGGCTGGAACTATTGTCGGAAATGCAGGATTAGAGTACCCTATACAATTCTCTGCTGGTAATACGACCTTTTCTATGGATGTTTATTCGCCCATTGCAGGAATTAAGGTTTTGATAAAGTTAGAAAATGCCTCCAACGGAAGTGTTAGTGTTGAAACCTCTGCAACGGTCACAGAAGCAAATAAATGGCAAACGTTGTCTTTTGACTTCGCCAAAAATGAAACTGGTACACCAGCCTTGAACCTTTCGGCTACTTACAGCAAAGTGGTTGTCTTCATGAACTTTGGCACAACTGGTGCAGCTGATGGAAATGCGGTTTATTATTACGACAACATCTCTCACCCACCAACAGATAATTATTCTGGCCCCGTAGATCCACCATCTCCCGCTGTATTGCCCGTGACCTTTGATAGCGCAGGCGTTAATTACAACCTCGTGGACTTCGGCGGAAACGGCTCCACCATCGGTGCTGACCCAACAAATGCAGCAAACAAAGTTGCCATTACCACAAAGGGCACGAATGCGGAACTCTGGGCAGGAACAACCCTCTTCGGAACTGCTGGATTTGACAGTAAAGTCCCACTCACTGCCGCAAATACCAAAATGACGTTAAAGGTGTATGCACCACACGCACCTATCCAAGTCCGCCTCAAACTCGAAGAAGCTGCCGACCCAACCAAGACCGTAGAAACCGAGGCGACCATAACGCAGGCCAATACGTGGCAAACCGTCGAGTTTGACTTCTCAAAACAAGTAGAAGGTACTGCTGCGCTTAACCTTAGCCTCAACTATAACAAGGCTTCCGTTTTCTTTAACTTCGGTGTTACAGGAGCAGCCGCTGGCGAAAAAACCTACTATTGGGACGATTTGGCCATGTCCGCAGCTGTAAATCCACCCAAAACCTTGCCCGTGACCTTTGATACTGCTGGATTAGACTATCAGCTCGCAGACTTCGGCGGAAACGGCTCCACCATCGGTGCTGACCCAACCAATGCGGCTAACAAAGTTGCCATTACCACAAAGGGAACGAATGCGGAACTCTGGGCTGGAACAACCCTCTTCGGAACTGCTGGATTTGATAGTAAAGTACCACTCACTGCCGCAAATACCAAAATGACGTTAAAGGTGTATGCACCACACGCACCGATCCAAGTCCGCCTCAAACTCGAAGAAGCTGCCGACCCAACCAAGACCGTAGAGACCGAAGCAACCGTTACGCAAGCCAATACGTGGCAAACACTAAACTTTGATTTTGCTAAACAAGCAGAAGGCACTGCGGCGATTAACTTCGACTATAATTACAACAAGGCATCTATTTTCTTCAACTTCGGTGTTACAGGAGCAGCCGCTGGCGAAAAAACCTACTATTGGGATGACGTAATCTTTATCTCTACCGTCCCAACAGAAACAGAAATCCCATTAGGATTTGACCTCGAACAAAACTACCCGAATCCTTTTAATCCATCAACAACCATTCCTTTTGAGCTTAACAAGTCTGGTTATGTTAAACTCTCGGTGTATGACGTTACCGGACGATTGGTGGCAAAATTGGTAAACCAGCCATTGTCCGCTGGCAATTATCGGGTTTCATTGGATGCAAGCAGCCTTAATAGCGGTATGTATTTTTATCGCTTGGAAGTGGATCAACACCAAGTGGTTAAAAAAATGACCTTACTTCGATAA
- a CDS encoding response regulator transcription factor has protein sequence MLRIWTVEDNKRYRESLLSLIEDSKLLICTGAFASGEEALEAQKNQQSPDVILMDINMGAMDGISCVGHLKKKWPLVTIVMLTINDDDQSIFRALEEGASGYLLKDASDVDLLAAIDLAVGGGMPMPPRVAQRVLSSFRKAENRSEGQKLTNAEKKVLEEMAKGRSQKEIGETLFISTHTVNSHVKNIYQKLHAGSNVEAVVKAIQEGLIHPKRL, from the coding sequence ATGCTTCGGATTTGGACCGTAGAAGACAATAAACGCTACCGAGAAAGCCTACTTTCTTTGATTGAGGACTCGAAATTGCTGATCTGTACTGGCGCTTTTGCATCGGGAGAGGAAGCACTTGAAGCACAAAAGAACCAACAATCGCCAGATGTTATTTTGATGGACATCAATATGGGGGCAATGGATGGCATCTCTTGTGTTGGCCATCTTAAAAAGAAATGGCCACTGGTGACGATCGTAATGCTCACGATAAATGATGATGACCAGTCCATTTTTAGGGCATTGGAAGAAGGCGCATCTGGCTATCTACTAAAGGATGCATCGGATGTGGATTTGCTTGCCGCGATTGACTTGGCTGTGGGGGGAGGTATGCCTATGCCGCCAAGAGTGGCGCAGCGGGTGTTGTCATCTTTCCGAAAGGCCGAGAATCGGTCTGAAGGGCAAAAACTCACCAATGCAGAGAAAAAAGTTTTGGAAGAGATGGCAAAGGGACGTTCTCAAAAAGAGATCGGAGAAACCCTGTTCATAAGTACCCATACCGTTAATTCCCATGTTAAAAATATCTACCAGAAGCTACATGCTGGCTCGAACGTGGAAGCTGTCGTAAAAGCAATCCAAGAGGGCTTGATTCATCCCAAAAGATTGTGA
- a CDS encoding 2,3-bisphosphoglycerate-independent phosphoglycerate mutase: MNKHILIILDGYGKAVDPSVSAIDAANKPFLDHLFATYPHSTLEASGLAVGLPEGQMGNSEVGHMNLGAGRVVYQDITRIDKEISEGAFFENTVLKAAMHHAKTKRTNLHLMGLFSDGGVHASDNHLVALLEMAKREGLAQDQVNVHCFTDGRDTDPHGSLGYMNDFLQTAAKIGVGKVRSIIGRYYAMDRDNRWERTSLAYDLLVHGAGKKMEDPIQALKESHVAGITDEFMKPVLITDENNRSPRIAPGDAVICFNFRSDRMRQISRPFLFEDFSGFVADYLEDLYYCTFTSYDQTFKVPVAFPKVDIVAPLGEVISKAGFSQLRAAETEKYPHVTFFFNGGRETPFEGENRILAPSPKVATYDLKPEMSAPELAKSVAKALQENEYALVVLNFANPDMVGHTGVFEAAVKAIETVDECTKLVVETALQHGYSVEIIADHGNADKMRNEDGSPNTAHTTALVPHLIIKEGFSGPIQQGKLGDIAPTILHILGIPIPEVMNGVILI, encoded by the coding sequence ATGAATAAGCACATACTTATTATTTTGGATGGATACGGAAAAGCCGTTGATCCGTCCGTTAGTGCGATAGATGCCGCGAACAAACCATTTTTAGACCACCTTTTTGCCACTTATCCCCACAGCACCTTAGAAGCGAGCGGTCTTGCAGTTGGTTTGCCAGAGGGCCAAATGGGCAACTCAGAGGTTGGCCACATGAATTTGGGCGCCGGACGGGTGGTATATCAAGACATTACCCGCATTGATAAAGAAATAAGCGAAGGCGCTTTTTTTGAAAACACGGTTCTGAAAGCCGCCATGCACCACGCGAAGACGAAGAGAACGAACCTCCATTTGATGGGCTTGTTTTCGGATGGCGGTGTCCATGCCTCCGATAACCACTTGGTGGCTCTTTTAGAAATGGCCAAACGCGAAGGACTTGCGCAAGATCAGGTGAATGTGCATTGCTTTACGGATGGACGAGATACCGATCCTCATGGAAGTCTTGGGTATATGAACGATTTTTTGCAAACTGCTGCTAAAATTGGTGTCGGAAAAGTACGCTCTATCATCGGACGTTATTATGCGATGGACCGCGACAACCGCTGGGAACGCACCTCACTCGCATATGACTTATTGGTGCATGGTGCTGGAAAAAAAATGGAGGATCCAATACAAGCCTTAAAAGAGAGTCATGTGGCTGGCATTACGGATGAATTTATGAAACCAGTCCTGATAACCGACGAGAATAACCGAAGTCCGCGTATTGCTCCAGGTGATGCAGTGATTTGCTTTAATTTCCGCTCTGATAGGATGCGTCAGATTTCTAGGCCGTTCCTCTTTGAGGACTTTTCGGGCTTCGTGGCCGACTATTTGGAAGACCTCTATTACTGCACGTTCACCTCTTACGACCAAACTTTTAAGGTTCCAGTCGCTTTTCCAAAAGTAGATATTGTTGCTCCATTGGGCGAGGTGATCTCCAAAGCGGGTTTCTCGCAGTTACGTGCCGCAGAAACAGAAAAATACCCCCATGTTACCTTCTTTTTTAATGGGGGACGAGAAACACCTTTCGAGGGTGAAAATCGTATTCTTGCTCCTTCTCCGAAAGTGGCCACCTACGACCTTAAACCGGAAATGAGTGCACCAGAACTGGCAAAGTCCGTCGCAAAAGCACTTCAAGAAAACGAATATGCCTTGGTAGTCCTTAATTTTGCGAACCCAGACATGGTAGGACACACCGGCGTTTTTGAAGCAGCCGTAAAAGCGATTGAAACGGTGGATGAATGTACCAAATTGGTGGTAGAAACGGCTTTACAGCACGGATACTCGGTAGAAATCATTGCGGATCATGGCAATGCCGATAAAATGCGGAATGAAGATGGTTCACCAAATACGGCCCATACCACCGCTTTGGTGCCACACCTCATTATTAAAGAAGGATTCAGTGGCCCGATTCAGCAGGGGAAATTGGGGGACATTGCTCCTACCATTCTGCATATATTAGGCATACCAATCCCAGAAGTTATGAATGGTGTTATTCTGATTTAA
- the nth gene encoding endonuclease III: MEKTILAQKTFEALRSVIQEPVTELQYTNPFELLVAVLLSAQCTDARVNLVTPALFSAYPTPKALSKASSDEVLPYIQSVTFPNNKAAHLAKLGRVLVEKHGGAVPVSVEEIEKLPGCGHKTAEVVASVAFGIPAFPVDTHVFRVSNRIGLASGKNVKEVEAQLKALFPKSEWSEGHHLLILHGRYTCKAQNPICNTCVLQMWCAFKQKLDQLPPPITGLKPKSGAYFCTGCQQYNNHVIPITDSDGVEQVSCPACRSTQLHISKSGKTTLKVKDYRV, translated from the coding sequence TTGGAAAAAACCATCTTGGCGCAAAAAACGTTTGAAGCCCTAAGAAGTGTCATCCAAGAACCCGTTACGGAACTACAATATACAAATCCGTTCGAGCTATTGGTTGCCGTTTTACTCTCTGCACAATGCACCGATGCACGGGTTAACTTGGTTACGCCAGCCCTCTTTTCGGCTTACCCAACACCAAAAGCACTTTCTAAGGCATCCAGCGATGAGGTTTTGCCCTATATCCAATCAGTTACGTTCCCGAACAATAAAGCCGCTCATTTAGCAAAACTAGGACGTGTTTTGGTTGAAAAACATGGCGGTGCGGTTCCCGTCTCGGTAGAAGAGATCGAAAAATTACCCGGATGTGGGCACAAAACGGCAGAAGTTGTGGCCTCTGTCGCCTTTGGTATCCCTGCATTTCCAGTGGATACGCATGTTTTTCGGGTCTCAAACCGTATTGGGTTGGCTTCTGGCAAAAATGTAAAAGAAGTTGAGGCACAACTTAAAGCCCTTTTCCCAAAATCTGAATGGAGCGAAGGTCATCACCTACTCATTTTGCACGGCCGCTACACGTGCAAAGCCCAAAATCCGATTTGCAATACCTGTGTACTGCAAATGTGGTGTGCTTTCAAGCAGAAATTAGACCAACTCCCACCTCCAATAACCGGATTAAAACCCAAGTCTGGTGCGTATTTCTGCACGGGATGTCAACAATACAACAATCATGTTATACCTATAACAGATTCAGATGGCGTTGAACAAGTTTCTTGCCCTGCTTGCCGTTCCACCCAGTTACATATTTCTAAATCAGGTAAAACCACCTTAAAAGTGAAGGACTACCGCGTTTAA
- a CDS encoding YtxH domain-containing protein: MAESALEKGKELAGDAMELAQEGIEKAKDVAGDVVETVQDVAGDALEKGKELAGDAMEMAQDGFEKAKDVAGDVVETVQDKISDLTGGGNDAAPKA; the protein is encoded by the coding sequence ATGGCTGAAAGTGCCCTTGAAAAAGGCAAAGAACTTGCTGGCGATGCCATGGAATTGGCACAAGAAGGTATTGAAAAAGCCAAAGACGTCGCTGGGGATGTGGTAGAAACCGTCCAAGACGTAGCTGGGGATGCCCTCGAAAAAGGCAAAGAACTTGCTGGCGATGCCATGGAGATGGCACAAGACGGGTTCGAAAAAGCCAAAGACGTCGCTGGGGATGTAGTAGAAACCGTCCAAGACAAAATTTCCGATTTGACGGGCGGTGGAAATGATGCCGCACCAAAAGCGTAA
- a CDS encoding caspase family protein: protein MKSYILTLFFLLIALKSQDVLGQDNPNTLPPGSSTEGVLSSVDMASTYDERYAVLIGINKYQDSNVRPLTYAAEDAVAMKRLLKDKFGYKEDNIFILLDENATRSNIISTLERFTNDSVSENSSLLIYYAGHGQTGGRKDQPLGFLLNHDVDTKSLFGTSVKMNELRDFSDQFIPKHVLFLIDACYSGLATTRSGSGGEFTRAYLKNVWSQKSREIITAGSADEEVVESADWQHSALMYVLLEGLEKGKADENKDNIVISKELFQYIMARVPYYAKMKGGKQTPIEGAFSPDNGSFFFELTPRRLEEMLVENPILMDVSSKQAFKSKITLKTNVDNARIFLDSKQLGYATSNTFEYRIDPGLYKFEVRKDRYNTEYKEVEIKPDEDLIVEINLSRETTLVRFKVVPENASITINNELISTGSTSKEFKKGRYVITVDASGYKPIQNTSIDLTQDEQSFEFVLEKISTLLQLYTIPDGAVVTLKDKVHGKTPLNIELGYGEQRILLTKPKHTPKLLVVDVKESKTMQETVRLEITPEEEARGRFRKDIIGHGTKFLLRGSFAAGLILYGRPFAEDQYNKEAAKLEKEQNANVKSAYNIAQYAVPSLGAIWGLSAIFEIGRIVKMDYNKYLEKVLSERVKVSIHLNPSIKGASIVASF from the coding sequence ATGAAATCTTACATACTAACGTTGTTTTTTTTATTGATAGCCTTGAAGTCGCAAGACGTATTAGGACAAGATAATCCAAACACATTACCACCAGGCAGTTCTACGGAAGGGGTCTTATCATCAGTAGATATGGCTTCAACATACGATGAGAGATACGCTGTTTTGATCGGAATTAATAAATATCAAGATTCCAATGTTAGACCTTTAACTTATGCCGCAGAAGATGCTGTAGCAATGAAGCGTTTATTGAAGGATAAATTTGGATATAAAGAAGATAATATATTTATCTTGTTAGATGAAAATGCTACGAGATCAAATATTATTTCTACTCTTGAAAGATTTACAAACGACAGCGTTTCCGAAAATTCATCCTTACTCATCTATTATGCTGGTCATGGCCAGACAGGTGGTAGAAAGGATCAACCACTCGGTTTTTTGTTAAATCATGACGTTGATACGAAGTCTCTCTTTGGTACATCCGTTAAAATGAATGAACTTAGAGACTTTTCTGACCAGTTTATTCCCAAACATGTTCTATTTTTAATAGATGCTTGTTATAGTGGACTGGCGACAACAAGGAGTGGTAGTGGAGGAGAGTTTACACGTGCATACTTGAAAAATGTTTGGTCTCAAAAAAGTCGCGAAATTATAACAGCAGGTTCTGCGGATGAAGAAGTTGTTGAGTCTGCAGATTGGCAACACAGTGCTTTGATGTATGTTCTACTCGAGGGGCTTGAAAAAGGTAAGGCTGACGAAAATAAGGATAATATCGTTATTTCCAAAGAACTCTTCCAATATATCATGGCTCGTGTACCTTATTACGCCAAAATGAAAGGGGGAAAACAAACTCCAATCGAAGGTGCATTTAGTCCGGATAACGGTAGCTTTTTCTTCGAACTAACACCTCGAAGATTGGAGGAAATGCTTGTTGAAAATCCTATACTTATGGATGTTAGTTCAAAACAAGCATTTAAGTCAAAAATTACTTTGAAAACTAACGTTGATAATGCACGCATTTTTTTAGATAGTAAACAATTAGGTTATGCAACAAGTAATACATTTGAATATAGGATAGATCCCGGCTTGTATAAATTTGAGGTGCGTAAGGATAGGTATAATACAGAATACAAAGAAGTTGAGATAAAACCGGATGAGGATTTAATTGTTGAGATTAATCTATCAAGAGAAACTACTCTTGTTAGATTTAAAGTGGTACCAGAAAATGCAAGTATTACGATCAACAATGAATTGATCTCAACAGGTTCTACAAGCAAGGAATTTAAAAAAGGGCGCTATGTGATTACCGTTGACGCTTCAGGATACAAGCCTATCCAAAATACTTCAATAGACTTAACACAAGATGAACAATCTTTCGAGTTCGTTCTGGAAAAAATATCTACACTACTCCAATTATATACCATCCCAGATGGAGCAGTTGTCACCTTAAAAGATAAAGTTCACGGGAAAACACCCCTCAATATTGAATTAGGGTACGGGGAACAACGGATTCTTCTGACAAAGCCTAAACATACCCCTAAACTTTTAGTCGTTGATGTTAAAGAATCAAAAACAATGCAAGAAACAGTCCGGCTAGAAATTACACCAGAGGAAGAGGCCAGAGGAAGATTTCGCAAAGACATCATTGGCCATGGTACTAAATTTCTCTTAAGAGGAAGTTTTGCAGCAGGTCTCATTTTATATGGACGGCCCTTTGCTGAAGATCAATACAACAAAGAAGCGGCAAAATTGGAAAAGGAGCAAAATGCTAACGTAAAAAGTGCATACAATATTGCACAATACGCTGTCCCAAGCTTAGGCGCTATTTGGGGTCTATCTGCAATCTTTGAAATTGGTCGCATTGTAAAGATGGACTATAACAAGTATTTAGAAAAGGTTTTAAGTGAGCGGGTAAAGGTGTCTATACACCTTAATCCTTCAATCAAAGGCGCTAGTATTGTAGCTTCTTTCTAA
- a CDS encoding C1 family peptidase translates to MILGKKIFCWAVIILTTTLEVNLLFSQGLVTTKLSIDSYQRLPQKISFTTRSGENLPKEISLRPFAPTPGDQGEYETCTAWSAAHARVILEAQNRNWRSPNVISREMYNAGSIYRLSFPADETCSQGGDLVPILETLKNVGAPRMAEIRSDCPQDHELPSIKNWEFSKLEGYARLFDINERDLSKKVGNVKKSLAQKYPVMIGMSFTREAWESLRNYQIGAWKPVGESGTIGHAMTVVGYNDTKDGGVFEIMNSWGTAWGDKGFWWIKYDDFAHFTDMAIELIPKRNHLPTPTKTLSGSFRVEDRYGRVIKTISNKKYGAPRLSRIIQSHYRTEKPIPQQLQYRLVIENSEPAFVYAIGSDLRGEITKLFPYEENIDPYMNYKSFGELINETAIPSEKHVFEASDFKTTDYFIVLYSTEKLDFDAIMSLLKQEKTGTISEKLNRVLLSRRIPDAKIEYSQEKISFRVKSNEQGLVVLILEMEVE, encoded by the coding sequence ATGATTTTAGGAAAGAAAATATTTTGTTGGGCTGTCATTATACTGACTACGACATTAGAGGTAAATCTTTTGTTTTCCCAGGGGCTTGTTACCACTAAATTGTCAATTGATTCTTATCAAAGACTACCTCAAAAAATTTCATTTACCACAAGGAGTGGTGAAAATCTGCCAAAAGAAATTTCTCTTCGTCCTTTTGCCCCAACTCCGGGCGATCAAGGTGAGTACGAAACTTGTACGGCATGGTCTGCGGCTCATGCCCGTGTAATTCTTGAGGCACAAAATCGAAATTGGCGATCGCCTAACGTGATCAGCCGTGAGATGTATAATGCGGGGTCTATCTATAGACTGTCTTTTCCAGCAGATGAAACGTGTAGCCAAGGAGGGGATTTGGTGCCAATATTAGAAACCTTAAAAAATGTAGGCGCTCCCCGTATGGCAGAAATTAGGTCTGATTGTCCACAAGATCATGAGTTGCCGTCTATTAAGAATTGGGAATTTTCCAAGTTAGAAGGCTATGCTCGATTATTTGATATCAATGAAAGAGATCTGTCTAAAAAAGTTGGAAATGTTAAAAAATCACTGGCTCAAAAGTATCCGGTCATGATTGGAATGAGTTTTACCCGTGAGGCATGGGAAAGTTTAAGGAACTATCAAATTGGGGCATGGAAACCAGTCGGGGAAAGCGGTACTATTGGGCATGCGATGACGGTTGTCGGTTATAATGATACTAAGGATGGAGGCGTTTTTGAAATCATGAACAGCTGGGGAACAGCGTGGGGGGATAAAGGATTTTGGTGGATAAAATACGATGACTTTGCTCATTTTACAGATATGGCGATTGAATTAATTCCAAAACGCAATCATTTGCCCACACCAACGAAAACATTAAGTGGCTCATTTAGGGTTGAAGATAGGTATGGAAGGGTTATTAAAACAATATCTAATAAAAAATATGGGGCGCCAAGGCTGTCTCGCATCATACAAAGTCATTACCGTACCGAAAAACCTATTCCCCAGCAATTACAATATCGTCTTGTAATAGAAAATAGTGAACCTGCATTTGTTTATGCTATAGGGTCAGACTTAAGAGGTGAAATAACAAAATTGTTTCCATATGAGGAAAATATAGATCCTTATATGAACTATAAAAGTTTTGGGGAATTAATAAATGAGACGGCTATTCCAAGCGAAAAGCATGTATTTGAGGCGAGTGACTTTAAGACAACGGATTATTTTATTGTTTTATATTCCACTGAAAAATTGGATTTTGATGCAATAATGTCTTTACTAAAACAAGAAAAAACAGGTACTATTTCAGAAAAACTTAATAGAGTATTACTATCAAGACGAATTCCTGATGCCAAAATTGAATATTCTCAAGAAAAAATATCATTCAGGGTGAAGTCAAATGAACAAGGTCTCGTTGTTTTAATATTGGAAATGGAGGTTGAATAA
- a CDS encoding SUMF1/EgtB/PvdO family nonheme iron enzyme, translating to MYNANLRILRLKVLIKLINKAFYILFFSVYVTVSAQESRKFVERAPIVKPTGANKRLALLMGNEQYRYLPKLSKPEEDVLLMEQTLRNLGFTVIKAVNQTRSGMQNAVDQFMGKVKGDEEAVVFYFAGHGFQYGTGNWLAGIEAATDRPDRMAEGSLSIEDIQRKLAEKAKDITKILILDACRVLPALRVAGWQSGLNVGLDQVVNAKIIYGTRPNGTAREYEDAQNGVFTEALAGAILEEGVGVDEICRKVSVKVSSITERGQIPDCSGILFSDFYFKPKAKEKIDLNTPKEPLVKPKTQVSFIDPKPSINITINNKKNVKNPKKENIYPKYIKNNYGIEFVLIDKGVFMRGSLEDEKSDSSPRKEIIITNDFYVGKYEVTQEQWLMVMGDNPSKNKSNLSNPVENISWYEVQEFIKRLNAKENIHSYRLPTEAEWEYIARAGSVDRFPWGEFIGTGRANCADCTTSISGVGSSMSVGNYPPNNWEIFDVIGNVWEWTMDWYDGKYYQNAPNIDPVNNVQTGYPLKVIRGGSFIHEAKGLEHRYFFDPNKKNANIGFRLVKVLD from the coding sequence ATGTATAATGCTAATCTGCGTATTTTAAGATTAAAAGTCTTGATAAAGTTGATAAATAAAGCTTTTTATATATTGTTTTTTAGTGTTTATGTAACAGTCTCAGCCCAGGAAAGCCGCAAATTTGTGGAGAGAGCGCCCATTGTGAAGCCTACAGGCGCTAATAAGCGGCTTGCCCTCCTTATGGGAAATGAACAATATCGCTACCTACCAAAACTGAGTAAGCCTGAAGAGGATGTGTTATTGATGGAGCAGACGTTAAGGAATTTGGGTTTTACGGTTATCAAGGCGGTAAATCAAACAAGGTCGGGCATGCAAAATGCTGTAGATCAGTTTATGGGCAAGGTTAAAGGAGATGAAGAAGCGGTTGTTTTTTACTTTGCTGGCCATGGTTTTCAATATGGAACAGGGAATTGGCTGGCCGGCATTGAAGCCGCCACTGACAGACCAGACAGAATGGCTGAAGGCTCGCTCTCAATTGAAGACATCCAACGGAAACTTGCCGAGAAAGCCAAAGACATAACTAAAATTCTTATTCTAGATGCTTGTCGTGTACTGCCAGCCCTAAGAGTTGCTGGGTGGCAAAGTGGTCTTAATGTCGGGTTGGATCAAGTCGTTAATGCGAAAATTATCTACGGAACCCGTCCAAATGGAACTGCACGGGAATACGAAGATGCCCAGAATGGTGTTTTTACGGAGGCTCTTGCTGGCGCTATTTTGGAGGAAGGGGTAGGAGTGGACGAGATCTGTAGAAAAGTTTCGGTTAAAGTAAGCAGCATTACTGAAAGAGGTCAAATCCCAGACTGCTCAGGAATTCTCTTTTCCGATTTTTATTTTAAGCCAAAAGCCAAAGAAAAAATTGATTTAAATACTCCAAAAGAGCCATTAGTTAAACCCAAAACACAAGTTTCATTTATTGATCCTAAACCTTCAATAAACATTACCATTAACAATAAAAAAAATGTAAAAAATCCAAAAAAAGAAAATATATATCCCAAATATATTAAAAATAATTACGGTATAGAATTTGTCTTGATAGATAAAGGTGTGTTTATGAGGGGAAGTCTGGAAGATGAAAAATCTGATTCGTCACCACGAAAGGAGATTATAATCACAAATGATTTCTATGTAGGGAAATATGAAGTTACACAAGAACAATGGCTTATGGTTATGGGAGATAACCCCAGTAAAAATAAAAGTAACCTATCGAATCCAGTTGAAAATATATCTTGGTATGAAGTTCAAGAATTTATCAAGCGGTTAAATGCTAAAGAAAATATACATAGCTATAGATTACCTACCGAGGCTGAATGGGAATATATAGCACGTGCTGGAAGTGTGGATCGTTTTCCATGGGGAGAATTCATAGGCACTGGTAGAGCAAATTGTGCCGATTGCACGACGTCTATAAGTGGAGTAGGTAGTAGTATGTCAGTTGGAAATTACCCGCCAAATAATTGGGAAATTTTTGACGTAATTGGCAATGTATGGGAATGGACAATGGATTGGTATGATGGTAAATACTATCAAAATGCGCCAAATATAGACCCTGTTAATAATGTACAAACTGGATACCCACTTAAAGTAATCCGTGGAGGCTCCTTTATACATGAAGCAAAAGGGTTAGAGCATAGGTATTTTTTTGACCCCAATAAAAAAAATGCCAATATTGGCTTTAGACTGGTTAAAGTACTTGATTAA